Proteins encoded by one window of Nitrincola iocasae:
- a CDS encoding putative 2-aminoethylphosphonate ABC transporter ATP-binding protein, with the protein MHALQKSSITAFVPQTSTLAGSHHSSPQVCLKIEALTKQFGEFTALKTIDLEIFEGEFVCFLGPSGCGKTTLLRAIAGLEMQSSGRIFQMDKEISTLPPQKRDFGIVFQSYALFPNLTIADNIAYGLKSQGYCKTRIRERVQELLTLIGLEGSDAKYPAQLSGGQQQRVALARALATEPGLLLLDEPLSALDARVRLHLRQQIKSLQQALGVTTVMVTHDQEEALTMADRIVVMNHGVIEQIGTPKEIYRHPVNAFVAGFVGSMNLLPVEVASASGVLLGIQHLPCLPHEINNGDSACLGIRPEEVVLTEQDDASGSLEARVVHVEYLGSFMRVTCDLLMQEQQVVVDLQHTDAERMNIAVGRDVFLQLPQCYCRIFEQQVH; encoded by the coding sequence ATGCATGCATTGCAGAAATCATCCATAACGGCGTTTGTGCCGCAAACTTCCACCTTGGCTGGCAGCCATCATAGCTCACCACAAGTGTGTCTGAAAATTGAGGCCCTAACCAAACAGTTTGGTGAGTTCACCGCACTTAAGACCATAGACCTGGAGATCTTTGAGGGTGAGTTTGTTTGCTTTCTGGGTCCATCCGGGTGCGGTAAGACCACCTTGTTGCGTGCTATCGCCGGACTGGAGATGCAAAGCAGTGGGCGAATTTTTCAAATGGATAAAGAGATTTCCACACTACCGCCACAAAAGCGTGATTTTGGCATAGTGTTCCAGTCCTACGCCCTGTTCCCCAATCTAACTATTGCTGACAATATTGCCTACGGTCTGAAAAGTCAGGGTTACTGTAAAACACGCATCCGCGAGCGGGTGCAGGAGCTACTGACACTGATTGGTCTGGAGGGCTCGGATGCCAAATATCCGGCGCAGTTATCCGGAGGGCAACAGCAGCGTGTAGCGCTGGCGCGCGCGTTGGCGACTGAGCCTGGGTTATTGCTGCTGGACGAGCCGCTGTCAGCATTGGATGCACGGGTGCGTTTGCACCTGCGTCAACAGATCAAGTCATTGCAGCAGGCGCTGGGTGTAACAACCGTTATGGTCACCCATGATCAGGAAGAAGCGCTGACGATGGCCGATCGTATTGTGGTTATGAACCATGGTGTTATTGAACAAATTGGCACCCCTAAAGAGATTTATCGTCATCCGGTTAATGCCTTTGTCGCCGGGTTTGTCGGCAGCATGAATCTGCTGCCGGTTGAAGTGGCCTCGGCTTCGGGTGTGCTGCTGGGTATTCAGCATCTACCCTGTCTTCCGCATGAAATTAATAATGGCGATTCAGCCTGCCTGGGTATTCGACCCGAGGAAGTTGTACTGACAGAGCAGGACGATGCAAGTGGATCACTGGAAGCGCGGGTAGTGCATGTAGAATATTTAGGCTCATTTATGCGTGTCACCTGTGACCTGTTAATGCAGGAGCAGCAGGTGGTGGTGGATTTACAGCATACCGATGCCGAGCGCATGAATATTGCCGTTGGCCGTGACGTGTTTTTGCAGTTACCTCAGTGCTACTGCCGTATTTTTGAGCAACAGGTACATTGA
- a CDS encoding putative 2-aminoethylphosphonate ABC transporter substrate-binding protein produces the protein MKNAPFHSLKKTAVALALGSVMAVQAVSATELTVYTAVESDDLQKYAERFNQAHPDISIRWVRDSTGVMTARLLAEKENPRADVIWGLAATSLLMLDKEEMLEPYAPAGVENLDPKFVDVNNPPAWVGMDAWVAAVCYNTVEGEKLGVPMPTSWEDLTRPEYQGHVVMPNPNSSGTGYLDVSSWIQLWGEEKAWEFMDGLHNNISRYTHSGSAPCNLAGSGEAVVGVSFAFRAARLKSQGAPVEVVFPSEGLGWDMEAAAIVKGTQNLEAAKTLMDWAISRDANELYNEGYAVVAMPGVAQPIENYPADIVDRMINNDFSFSAVNRDRILQEWQRRYDGKSEAR, from the coding sequence ATGAAAAACGCACCGTTTCATTCCCTGAAAAAGACAGCTGTTGCGCTGGCCCTTGGCTCTGTCATGGCTGTGCAGGCTGTTTCAGCAACAGAGTTGACTGTTTATACCGCTGTTGAGTCAGATGATTTGCAGAAGTATGCCGAACGCTTTAATCAGGCGCATCCTGATATCAGTATTCGTTGGGTGAGAGACTCTACAGGGGTTATGACCGCTCGCCTGTTGGCCGAAAAAGAAAATCCCCGTGCGGATGTGATTTGGGGCTTGGCGGCAACCAGTCTGCTGATGCTGGATAAAGAAGAAATGCTGGAGCCATACGCGCCAGCCGGTGTTGAAAATCTGGATCCAAAATTCGTTGATGTTAATAATCCACCCGCTTGGGTAGGGATGGATGCCTGGGTGGCGGCTGTTTGCTACAACACGGTTGAAGGCGAAAAGCTCGGTGTACCTATGCCAACTAGTTGGGAAGATCTGACCCGTCCGGAATATCAGGGCCATGTGGTAATGCCAAACCCTAACTCTTCTGGAACCGGTTATCTGGATGTCTCCAGTTGGATCCAGCTCTGGGGTGAAGAGAAAGCCTGGGAATTTATGGATGGTCTGCACAACAATATCAGTCGCTACACCCACTCAGGTTCAGCACCTTGTAACCTGGCAGGTTCCGGTGAAGCGGTTGTCGGTGTGTCCTTTGCGTTCCGTGCGGCACGTCTGAAATCTCAGGGTGCGCCAGTTGAAGTGGTGTTTCCGTCTGAGGGCTTAGGCTGGGATATGGAAGCTGCTGCTATTGTTAAGGGTACTCAGAATCTGGAAGCAGCAAAGACACTGATGGACTGGGCGATCAGCCGTGATGCCAATGAGTTGTATAACGAAGGTTATGCTGTCGTGGCCATGCCGGGTGTTGCTCAGCCAATTGAAAACTATCCCGCTGATATTGTTGATCGCATGATCAATAATGATTTCAGCTTCTCGGCCGTGAACCGTGACCGCATTCTGCAGGAATGGCAGCGTCGTTACGATGGTAAGAGTGAAGCGCGTTAA
- a CDS encoding GGDEF domain-containing protein, protein MKDRLHDELKHILSDGLITSLFQPIVDIDKQEVFGYESLSRGPSDSPLHAAPVLFDVAEKSGVSGELEEICLTVAAKNWSAHALDSYLFVNMSPSILLPPRFRGFRLMKLLHQYHLKPEQIVIEISERYPALQLQELKSSISWLKSQGFKVAIDDLGTGYSGLKLWADLKPDFVKIDRHFIRDIHDDLVKLEFVRSLVDLSSRLGCTLIAEGVENQAELNVVMDLGIVFIQGFLVGRPKPYPTADLSSLPDKQQLVPKSTGKLARDLCKYIEPVEPDVSLREAWERLQKDINIFSLPVVHEGRPLGLLHKWRVMELYGSQYGRALFEKRPVIHFIGRDSLVVDQNSTLDEISRRLIEEDFHYLKQHFIVVNQGIYAGLGTTRTLLKQITQERIEKARYANPLTQLPGNVPINNELDRRLKRQLPFSFIYIDINDFKPLNDVLGYQIGDLVITRIADLLLKHFNHSSDFVGHIGGDDFVVMTEMESVAELTHEVQVAFKAAAHSLYPQDMIQKGYMTALDRDGLQRNFPLTSIAFAIIRVESPCDYKPDQIADFAADAKKQSKKADRFCYSRILI, encoded by the coding sequence ATGAAAGACAGATTGCATGACGAACTTAAACACATTCTGAGCGACGGGCTGATAACCTCATTGTTTCAGCCGATCGTCGATATTGATAAACAGGAAGTGTTTGGTTACGAGTCATTGAGCCGTGGTCCGTCCGACAGTCCATTACACGCTGCGCCGGTGTTGTTTGATGTGGCGGAAAAGTCAGGTGTGTCGGGTGAGCTGGAAGAAATCTGTCTGACTGTGGCAGCGAAGAACTGGTCTGCCCATGCCCTGGACAGCTACCTGTTTGTTAACATGAGTCCGAGTATCTTGCTGCCGCCTCGCTTTCGGGGCTTTAGGTTGATGAAACTGCTCCATCAGTATCATCTGAAACCTGAGCAGATAGTGATAGAGATATCCGAACGTTATCCAGCGTTGCAGCTACAAGAACTTAAAAGCTCAATAAGCTGGCTTAAATCTCAGGGCTTTAAAGTTGCTATCGATGATCTGGGAACAGGGTATTCTGGATTAAAGCTCTGGGCCGACCTCAAGCCTGATTTTGTCAAAATAGATCGGCATTTTATTCGTGACATCCACGATGATCTGGTGAAGCTGGAATTTGTGCGTTCGCTGGTGGACCTGTCCAGTCGTTTAGGTTGTACACTGATAGCTGAAGGTGTCGAAAACCAGGCCGAGCTGAATGTGGTCATGGATCTGGGTATTGTGTTTATTCAGGGATTTCTGGTCGGGCGCCCCAAGCCCTATCCAACAGCCGACCTGAGTAGCCTACCGGACAAACAACAGTTGGTACCGAAGTCTACTGGAAAACTGGCTCGTGATCTGTGTAAATATATAGAGCCTGTAGAGCCGGATGTTTCGTTGCGTGAAGCTTGGGAGCGTTTGCAGAAAGATATCAATATTTTCTCCTTACCCGTTGTGCATGAAGGTCGTCCTCTAGGACTGTTGCATAAGTGGCGAGTAATGGAGCTCTATGGCAGTCAGTATGGCCGGGCACTATTTGAAAAACGCCCTGTTATTCATTTTATTGGCCGTGATTCTCTGGTAGTGGATCAAAACTCCACACTGGATGAGATTAGTCGGAGATTGATTGAAGAAGACTTTCACTATCTTAAACAACATTTTATCGTTGTGAATCAAGGTATTTATGCCGGTCTTGGCACCACACGTACTCTGCTTAAACAGATTACCCAGGAGCGTATTGAGAAAGCACGTTATGCCAATCCGCTGACACAACTACCCGGTAATGTGCCGATCAATAATGAATTGGATCGGCGCTTGAAGCGTCAATTGCCATTTTCATTTATTTATATCGACATCAATGATTTTAAACCACTCAATGACGTGCTGGGATACCAGATCGGCGATTTGGTGATTACACGAATAGCAGATCTGCTATTAAAGCACTTTAACCACAGTAGTGATTTTGTTGGCCACATAGGTGGAGACGACTTTGTGGTGATGACAGAAATGGAAAGTGTGGCGGAGCTGACTCATGAGGTGCAGGTTGCTTTCAAAGCAGCTGCGCACTCACTTTACCCCCAGGACATGATTCAGAAGGGTTATATGACAGCTCTGGATCGTGACGGTCTGCAGCGTAACTTTCCACTCACGTCTATAGCATTTGCCATTATCCGTGTTGAATCGCCTTGTGATTATAAACCGGATCAGATAGCCGATTTTGCCGCCGATGCCAAAAAACAATCCAAAAAAGCGGATAGATTTTGTTATAGCCGAATCCTTATTTAA
- a CDS encoding UTRA domain-containing protein, with amino-acid sequence MAEQPLYLQLRDQLMQRITSGNLPVGSRLPAERVLAESFNTTRITLRQALAQLESEGAIYRSNRRGWFVSSPRLTYEPVNDVSFTHYVAEQGRIPRTEVLGIEKMLASISVATALALHPGDDVYCLRRRRFVDERLVFVETIWLNPCYLPGIEQQQFESLWKLLADKYAIRLTRKQITITPTALTGSVAAALGVNSGCPGLYITRIGKTDEGACIEFDEEFWLNDVLTISVNTQGNQ; translated from the coding sequence ATGGCAGAGCAACCGTTATACCTGCAGCTTAGAGACCAATTGATGCAGCGCATTACCTCCGGAAACCTGCCGGTGGGCTCACGTTTGCCTGCTGAGCGTGTGCTGGCTGAGAGCTTCAACACTACGCGCATTACGTTGCGCCAGGCTTTGGCACAGTTGGAAAGTGAAGGGGCTATTTATCGCAGCAATCGGCGTGGCTGGTTTGTCTCCTCACCACGGCTGACCTATGAACCGGTAAACGATGTCAGCTTTACCCATTATGTGGCTGAGCAGGGGCGCATACCACGCACCGAGGTGCTGGGTATCGAGAAAATGCTGGCAAGTATTTCAGTGGCAACAGCCTTGGCGCTGCACCCAGGTGATGACGTTTACTGTTTACGTCGTCGCCGCTTTGTTGATGAGCGTTTGGTGTTTGTGGAAACCATCTGGCTAAATCCGTGTTACTTGCCGGGAATTGAACAACAGCAGTTTGAATCCTTATGGAAGCTTTTGGCGGATAAATACGCCATCAGGTTGACCCGTAAGCAGATTACCATTACCCCGACAGCCTTGACTGGCAGTGTGGCAGCTGCTTTGGGAGTGAATTCAGGCTGTCCCGGATTATATATTACCCGTATTGGTAAAACAGATGAGGGTGCCTGTATTGAATTTGATGAAGAGTTTTGGCTAAACGATGTGCTCACCATCAGTGTAAATACACAGGGAAATCAGTGA
- a CDS encoding lysophospholipid acyltransferase family protein, whose amino-acid sequence MLNIEALVSEKYPALAHKPAVLKTPVMQLLRHLFHEDEVNQFLHTHQDLGAFEFTDKVLEHFRISYLVSAREKENIPSEGRVVIVSNHPLGTLDGLVLLKLVGEVRRDIKILANDLLWQFAPLRPLLLPVDNLTQSGYRKTVREVTECLKKEQAVIIFPAGEVSRATATGIKDGAWQSGFVHFARKTNAPILPIHLNSKNSAIFYSLSMIYRPIGGLMLVNEMFKKNAEDMPVRIGELIPLERFDNNELPLKTRLKLLRKHVYRLPKNKKSLFVTEKPIAHPEERQLLRRELRKAECLGQTQDGMHIYLFDYASDSPVMRELGRLRELTFRRVGEGTGQRYDLDSYDRNYKHLVLWDDEALELVGAYRIGECASVIRANGLQGLYAASLFSYQPELEPMLENAIELGRSFVQPRYWGRRSLDYLWYGIGAYLKSRPHIDRMLGPVSISAKLPQIARDLLVIYYRHYYGLEKLAKANAPYSPSDAGFGEAQRLFCFKDAREDFIALKERLDLYGVTVPTLYKQYTELCVDKGVHFLDFSVDADFGYCIDGLVMVNVADIKAKKRQRYMGELNT is encoded by the coding sequence ATGTTGAATATAGAAGCGTTGGTATCTGAAAAATACCCGGCGCTGGCGCATAAGCCCGCCGTGCTAAAAACACCCGTGATGCAATTATTGCGTCATTTATTCCACGAGGATGAGGTCAATCAGTTTCTGCATACCCATCAGGACCTGGGTGCGTTTGAATTTACCGACAAAGTACTCGAACATTTCCGCATCAGCTATTTAGTGTCGGCGCGGGAAAAAGAAAATATACCCTCTGAAGGGCGTGTCGTCATAGTATCCAATCACCCGCTCGGCACCTTAGATGGACTGGTTTTGCTCAAGCTGGTTGGTGAGGTACGACGTGACATCAAGATTCTGGCTAATGACCTGCTATGGCAATTTGCTCCATTGCGACCACTGCTGCTGCCTGTGGATAACCTGACCCAGAGCGGCTATCGCAAGACGGTCAGAGAAGTGACCGAGTGCCTGAAAAAAGAACAGGCGGTGATCATTTTTCCAGCCGGGGAAGTCTCCCGGGCAACGGCAACCGGTATCAAGGATGGTGCCTGGCAAAGTGGCTTTGTACATTTTGCCCGCAAGACCAATGCGCCGATCCTGCCGATTCACTTAAACAGTAAAAACTCAGCTATCTTCTATTCGCTGTCAATGATCTATCGCCCGATTGGCGGACTGATGCTAGTCAACGAGATGTTCAAGAAAAATGCCGAAGATATGCCGGTCAGAATTGGTGAGCTGATCCCGCTGGAGCGCTTTGATAATAATGAACTGCCGTTAAAAACCCGGTTGAAACTGTTACGAAAACACGTTTACCGATTACCGAAAAACAAAAAATCCCTGTTCGTAACTGAAAAGCCCATTGCGCATCCCGAAGAGCGCCAGTTACTGCGACGGGAATTGCGCAAAGCCGAATGCCTGGGGCAGACCCAGGATGGTATGCATATTTATCTATTTGATTATGCCTCAGACTCTCCGGTGATGCGTGAGCTAGGCCGACTAAGAGAGCTAACCTTCCGTCGGGTAGGTGAAGGCACAGGCCAACGCTATGACCTCGACAGCTATGACCGTAACTATAAACACCTGGTTCTTTGGGATGACGAGGCACTCGAGCTGGTCGGCGCTTACCGTATTGGCGAATGTGCCTCTGTTATCCGCGCTAACGGCTTACAGGGCCTCTATGCGGCCAGTTTGTTCAGTTATCAGCCAGAGCTCGAGCCGATGCTGGAAAATGCAATCGAGTTGGGTCGTAGTTTCGTGCAGCCGCGCTACTGGGGACGACGCAGTCTGGATTATCTCTGGTATGGCATAGGGGCCTACTTGAAAAGCCGTCCTCACATTGACCGCATGCTCGGCCCGGTATCCATATCGGCCAAGTTGCCACAAATTGCCAGGGACCTGTTGGTGATCTACTACCGCCATTATTATGGATTAGAAAAGCTGGCGAAAGCTAACGCACCTTACAGTCCGTCTGATGCAGGTTTTGGTGAAGCACAACGCCTGTTTTGCTTCAAAGATGCCCGCGAAGACTTTATTGCATTGAAAGAGCGCCTGGATCTCTACGGTGTCACTGTACCCACGCTGTACAAACAATACACGGAGCTCTGTGTAGATAAGGGGGTTCACTTCCTTGACTTCAGTGTGGATGCTGACTTTGGTTACTGCATCGATGGCCTGGTGATGGTGAACGTTGCGGACATCAAAGCCAAAAAGCGCCAGCGCTATATGGGTGAGCTCAACACGTGA
- a CDS encoding histidine phosphatase family protein: MRSMDAVVTTFDLIRHGEPEGGRKFRGATDDPLSREGWLQMRQAVGDQAPWDTIITSPLRRCREFATWLGAQHHIPVQEQADLAELFLGQWEGLTHAEARQSFPAQADKPDGVTAFWVDPLMNPTPKGETLHDFDHRIRGVWKVLGETYPGQHLLIVAHLFTCNFLLRQILQQPIEKALFFDLPYAGLTRIRQEETPYGSFSQVEWVGLTRLP; encoded by the coding sequence ATGCGATCAATGGATGCCGTAGTGACGACGTTTGACTTAATCCGTCACGGAGAACCGGAAGGTGGGCGAAAGTTCCGCGGTGCAACGGATGATCCGCTGAGTCGCGAAGGCTGGTTGCAGATGCGCCAGGCTGTGGGGGATCAGGCGCCCTGGGATACCATCATCACATCACCACTGCGCCGTTGCCGGGAGTTTGCCACTTGGTTAGGTGCTCAACATCATATACCGGTGCAGGAACAAGCGGATCTGGCTGAGCTGTTTCTAGGGCAGTGGGAAGGTCTGACTCATGCCGAGGCGCGTCAGTCATTTCCTGCCCAGGCGGATAAGCCGGATGGTGTGACCGCTTTTTGGGTCGACCCGCTTATGAATCCAACGCCTAAGGGCGAAACACTCCATGACTTTGATCATCGGATTCGTGGTGTGTGGAAAGTCTTGGGCGAGACCTATCCTGGTCAGCACCTGCTTATCGTAGCGCATTTGTTTACCTGTAACTTTTTGTTACGACAGATATTGCAGCAGCCGATTGAGAAAGCACTTTTCTTTGACTTGCCTTATGCTGGGTTGACACGAATACGTCAGGAAGAAACCCCGTATGGCAGCTTCTCACAAGTGGAGTGGGTGGGGCTGACCCGGTTGCCTTAA
- the phnE gene encoding phosphonate ABC transporter, permease protein PhnE — MPVKYIQVDADSSRAHWTLRTTRQQWLIWLGWLVGVSLFLLCWKVISDNTMWVFVEDAPRQGADLLSRMIPPEWGYSSQLWQPLWDTINIATLGTLLGILMAFPCAFLAARNTTPHPLIRSLALMIIVSSRSINSLIWAMLLVTILGPGLLAGILAIALRSIGFVGKLLYEAIEEIHPTPVEAITATGASRMQVMSYAVLPQVMPAFAGISIYRWDINIRESTVLGLVGAGGIGLQLNAAINTLAWNKVSIIFIMIFATVLVSEYISAKVRKAFI; from the coding sequence ATGCCGGTTAAATATATACAAGTTGATGCAGATTCGAGCCGCGCTCACTGGACCCTGCGTACTACCCGTCAGCAATGGCTGATCTGGCTGGGTTGGTTGGTCGGCGTGTCGCTGTTCCTGCTGTGCTGGAAAGTGATTTCTGATAATACCATGTGGGTGTTTGTCGAAGACGCCCCGCGTCAGGGGGCTGACTTGTTAAGCCGGATGATACCGCCTGAATGGGGTTATTCAAGCCAGCTTTGGCAACCACTTTGGGACACTATCAATATCGCTACGCTAGGAACCTTGCTGGGTATTCTGATGGCGTTCCCTTGTGCCTTCCTGGCGGCACGTAATACCACACCACACCCTCTGATACGCTCTCTCGCACTGATGATCATTGTATCATCCCGATCGATTAACTCACTGATTTGGGCCATGCTGCTGGTGACTATTCTGGGGCCTGGTTTGTTGGCCGGCATTCTTGCCATTGCCCTGCGTTCGATAGGCTTTGTGGGTAAGTTACTCTATGAGGCGATAGAAGAGATACATCCAACACCAGTAGAGGCGATTACCGCAACGGGGGCCAGCCGTATGCAGGTGATGAGTTATGCTGTCTTGCCGCAAGTGATGCCCGCGTTTGCCGGGATCAGTATCTATCGCTGGGATATTAACATCCGAGAGTCGACTGTACTGGGGTTGGTGGGAGCGGGTGGTATCGGTCTGCAATTGAATGCCGCTATTAACACGCTGGCCTGGAACAAAGTCAGTATTATTTTCATTATGATTTTTGCCACGGTACTGGTTTCAGAATATATTTCCGCCAAAGTGCGCAAAGCGTTTATTTAA
- the phnE gene encoding phosphonate ABC transporter, permease protein PhnE — protein sequence MSRFTHNAAERKAMAAQGRWRCPPLIADWRYRLALVAACLIYLVLASASVEVNWARVAEGASRGLNFFAAFLQPDFTSRWSDIQQGIVESLTMTFTSTSIGILLAIPVGIGAARNMAPWPIYLFCRSIIAVSRTFQEVIIAILFVVMFGFGPLAGMITLAFATIGFMAKLLAEDIEDIDERQVEAIRATGGSWLQLMNYAVQPQVMPRLIGLSMYRLDINFRESAVIGIVGAGGIGATLNTSLSRYEYDTAAAVLLIIIGIVLLTEYVSGYVRRWVQ from the coding sequence ATGAGCCGTTTTACCCATAATGCGGCTGAACGTAAGGCCATGGCGGCTCAAGGTCGCTGGCGTTGCCCGCCATTGATTGCTGATTGGCGCTACCGTTTGGCATTGGTGGCAGCCTGCCTGATTTATCTGGTTCTGGCCAGTGCCAGTGTTGAGGTGAACTGGGCCCGTGTGGCCGAGGGCGCGTCTCGTGGTTTGAATTTTTTTGCCGCGTTTCTTCAACCGGATTTTACCAGCCGCTGGAGTGATATTCAGCAAGGCATTGTTGAATCTCTGACCATGACTTTCACCTCCACCAGTATCGGTATTTTGCTGGCAATCCCTGTCGGTATTGGCGCAGCGCGCAATATGGCACCCTGGCCGATTTATCTGTTTTGCCGTTCCATTATTGCAGTCTCGCGGACCTTTCAGGAGGTCATTATTGCCATTCTGTTTGTGGTGATGTTTGGCTTCGGACCGCTGGCGGGGATGATAACTCTGGCGTTTGCCACAATCGGCTTTATGGCCAAATTGCTGGCTGAAGATATTGAAGATATAGATGAGCGCCAGGTTGAAGCCATTCGTGCCACTGGCGGCAGTTGGTTGCAGCTCATGAACTATGCGGTGCAGCCGCAGGTCATGCCACGCTTAATTGGCTTATCCATGTACCGGCTGGATATCAATTTTCGTGAATCCGCTGTGATCGGTATCGTCGGCGCAGGTGGCATCGGCGCGACGTTGAACACCTCTCTGAGCCGTTATGAATATGATACGGCGGCAGCGGTGCTGTTAATCATTATTGGTATCGTACTGCTGACGGAATATGTGTCGGGTTATGTGCGTAGGTGGGTACAGTAA
- the phnC gene encoding phosphonate ABC transporter ATP-binding protein — MLILKQLTKRYNTGDKALTDVTLNIPAGQVTALIGPSGAGKSTLIRCVNRLVEPTQGQVFLGETELTGLSQRQLRKARRRMGMIFQEYALIDRLTVMENVLSGYLGYTGFWRSYLRRYPQHVIKEAFRLLERVGLSDFIDKRADELSGGQRQRVGIARALLQSPDILLVDEPTASLDPKTSRQIMRLIKELCAERQLAAIINIHDVQLAQLYADRIIGLRAGELVFDGLPDQLDAEILTRIYGEEDWNTLPDTDASEEQDSETAVPMSNLMRTAAL, encoded by the coding sequence ATGCTGATACTGAAGCAATTAACTAAACGCTATAATACGGGTGATAAAGCGTTGACCGATGTGACGCTGAATATACCCGCAGGTCAGGTAACGGCTTTGATTGGTCCGTCTGGTGCGGGTAAAAGCACGCTGATCCGTTGTGTTAACCGGCTGGTAGAGCCTACCCAGGGACAGGTTTTTCTTGGTGAAACTGAATTGACCGGTTTGAGTCAGCGTCAGTTACGCAAGGCCCGGCGCCGCATGGGGATGATTTTCCAGGAATATGCGCTGATAGATCGCCTCACGGTCATGGAAAACGTGTTGTCCGGCTATTTGGGTTATACCGGTTTCTGGCGCAGTTATTTGCGCCGTTATCCCCAGCATGTGATCAAGGAAGCCTTCCGCTTGCTGGAACGGGTTGGGTTGAGTGATTTCATTGACAAGCGTGCTGATGAACTCTCCGGCGGCCAGCGTCAGCGCGTCGGTATTGCCCGTGCGTTGTTGCAAAGCCCGGATATTCTGCTGGTTGATGAGCCTACTGCCAGTCTTGATCCAAAAACATCGCGGCAGATCATGCGCTTGATTAAAGAGCTTTGCGCCGAACGACAGCTCGCCGCTATTATCAATATTCATGATGTCCAGCTGGCGCAGTTGTATGCTGACCGGATCATCGGCCTGCGCGCTGGTGAGCTGGTATTTGACGGTTTACCTGATCAACTGGATGCCGAGATTCTAACCCGTATCTATGGTGAAGAAGACTGGAATACCCTGCCTGATACTGACGCATCAGAGGAACAAGATAGCGAAACGGCTGTGCCCATGTCTAATTTGATGCGGACTGCTGCCCTATGA
- the phnD gene encoding phosphate/phosphite/phosphonate ABC transporter substrate-binding protein, with translation MLTKMTQPLRTPLAVGILAFGASFSAVASDMSSRFTDADGDLVADAPMDAKDWVDPDTLVFAYTPVEDPAVYEQVWDGFLKHMESVTGKRVQFFPVQSNAAQLEAMRAGRLHVAGFNTGSNPLAVNCAGFVPFTMMARDDGSFGYEMEIITRPDSGIESVEDIKGRSLAFTSPTSNSGFKAPSALLDAEFGMVADRDFEPSFSGGHDNSILGVINNDYDAAAVANSVLNRMVARDVVKPDSYTTVYKSQTFPTTGYGYVYNLKPELAEKVQEAFFSYDWEGSALQEEFKNSGEAQFIPITYQQHWAVIRTIDQAMDVTYNCN, from the coding sequence ATGCTTACGAAAATGACACAACCTTTACGTACACCGCTAGCTGTAGGGATTCTGGCCTTCGGTGCCTCGTTTTCTGCGGTTGCCAGTGATATGTCTTCACGCTTTACCGATGCTGATGGTGATCTGGTTGCGGATGCCCCTATGGATGCCAAAGATTGGGTTGATCCGGATACACTGGTATTTGCTTATACACCAGTTGAAGATCCTGCTGTGTATGAACAGGTTTGGGATGGCTTTCTGAAGCACATGGAAAGCGTGACCGGTAAGCGTGTTCAGTTCTTCCCCGTCCAGTCCAATGCGGCTCAGCTTGAAGCTATGCGTGCGGGTCGTCTGCATGTGGCCGGGTTCAACACGGGCTCCAATCCGCTGGCGGTTAACTGTGCTGGTTTTGTGCCTTTCACTATGATGGCGCGTGACGATGGCTCATTCGGTTATGAAATGGAAATTATCACCCGTCCGGATTCAGGGATTGAGTCAGTGGAAGATATTAAGGGTCGTAGCCTGGCATTCACCTCACCAACATCCAATTCCGGTTTTAAAGCGCCGTCCGCTTTGCTGGATGCTGAGTTTGGTATGGTCGCTGATCGTGATTTTGAACCGTCTTTCTCCGGCGGACATGACAACTCCATTCTGGGTGTGATCAATAACGATTACGATGCAGCGGCGGTTGCCAATTCCGTTTTGAATCGGATGGTTGCACGTGATGTGGTTAAACCGGATAGCTATACCACGGTATACAAGTCACAGACTTTCCCGACAACTGGCTATGGTTATGTATATAACCTGAAACCTGAGTTGGCTGAAAAAGTTCAGGAAGCCTTTTTCAGTTATGACTGGGAAGGCAGTGCACTGCAGGAAGAGTTTAAAAACTCCGGCGAAGCGCAGTTTATCCCGATCACTTATCAGCAGCATTGGGCTGTGATTCGTACCATCGATCAGGCTATGGATGTGACATATAACTGCAATTAA